In Flammeovirgaceae bacterium 311, one DNA window encodes the following:
- a CDS encoding FKBP-type peptidyl-prolyl cis-trans isomerase (COG1047 FKBP-type peptidyl-prolyl cis-trans isomerases 2), which translates to MKIDKHTVASVTYALEVEGEMVEQTDKSNPLTFLVGVGMMIPGFEQQLVGKEPGEKYDITVNPEDGYGESDPQAIVDLPKDVFKVNGELQEDLLVEGNVIPLQDQNGSPLQAVVLEVGDDTVKMDFNHMLAGKTLHFTGEVVQVREATQEEISHGHVHGEGGHHH; encoded by the coding sequence ATGAAAATCGACAAACACACCGTAGCATCAGTAACCTATGCATTGGAAGTAGAGGGTGAAATGGTAGAACAAACTGATAAAAGCAATCCTCTTACATTTCTGGTGGGCGTAGGAATGATGATCCCGGGCTTTGAGCAACAATTGGTAGGCAAGGAACCTGGTGAAAAGTACGATATTACCGTAAATCCGGAAGACGGTTACGGCGAAAGTGATCCACAGGCAATTGTAGATCTTCCAAAAGATGTTTTCAAAGTAAATGGTGAATTACAGGAAGACCTGCTGGTAGAAGGAAATGTGATTCCGCTTCAGGATCAGAATGGAAGTCCGCTGCAGGCAGTAGTACTGGAGGTAGGAGACGATACTGTAAAGATGGATTTTAACCATATGTTAGCGGGTAAAACCCTGCATTTTACCGGTGAGGTAGTACAGGTAAGAGAGGCCACCCAGGAAGAAATCAGCCACGGCCACGTGCATGGCGAGGGCGGTCACCATCATTAA
- a CDS encoding aldo/keto reductase (COG0667 Predicted oxidoreductases (related to aryl-alcohol dehydrogenases)), which yields MKYNNLGNTGLLVSELSFGTMTFGGKGYWTAIGQQGQETADELIKTAVDAGINFIDTANVYSEGLSEEITGKAIKKLGINRHQLVLATKVRGKMGEGPNETGLSRGHIMWQVEESLRRLNTDYIDLYQIHGFDPVTPLEETLRALDDLVRSGKVRYIGCSNLAAWQIMKARAYSEQHGLSKFISLQAYYTIAGRDLERELVPLLEDQKMGLMVWSPLAGGLLSGKYKRNEEGPEGSRRVNFDFPPVDKEKAFDILDVMHGIADDKGMSVARLALAWLLQQKIVSSVIIGAKRAEQLEDNLKAVEVEFSQQELELLDEVSKPVQTYPGWMIERQSNDRKEQQQNS from the coding sequence ATGAAATATAACAACTTAGGAAATACCGGTTTACTGGTTTCGGAACTTAGCTTTGGCACCATGACCTTTGGCGGAAAAGGCTACTGGACTGCCATAGGCCAGCAGGGCCAGGAAACAGCTGATGAACTAATCAAAACAGCAGTAGATGCAGGCATTAATTTTATAGATACCGCGAATGTATATTCCGAGGGCCTATCCGAAGAAATAACAGGTAAAGCCATCAAAAAACTGGGCATTAACAGGCATCAGCTGGTGCTGGCTACAAAGGTGCGTGGCAAAATGGGAGAGGGTCCCAATGAAACCGGCTTAAGCAGGGGGCATATTATGTGGCAGGTAGAAGAAAGTCTGCGCAGGCTCAATACAGATTATATAGATTTGTACCAGATACATGGCTTTGATCCTGTTACCCCGCTTGAAGAAACCCTGAGGGCCCTCGATGACCTGGTGCGCAGCGGAAAAGTGCGCTATATTGGTTGCAGCAATCTGGCTGCCTGGCAGATCATGAAAGCACGGGCTTATTCAGAACAGCATGGGCTCTCAAAATTTATTTCACTGCAGGCTTACTATACCATAGCCGGGCGCGACCTGGAGCGTGAGCTGGTGCCGTTGCTGGAAGATCAAAAAATGGGTCTGATGGTATGGAGTCCGCTGGCCGGAGGTTTGCTTAGCGGTAAATATAAAAGAAATGAAGAAGGGCCTGAAGGTTCCAGAAGGGTGAATTTTGATTTTCCGCCCGTAGATAAGGAAAAAGCCTTTGATATACTGGATGTTATGCATGGAATTGCCGATGATAAAGGCATGAGTGTGGCACGTTTGGCCTTAGCATGGCTGTTGCAGCAAAAAATAGTAAGCAGTGTAATTATTGGCGCAAAGCGAGCAGAACAGCTGGAAGATAACCTGAAGGCGGTAGAAGTTGAATTTAGCCAGCAGGAGCTCGAATTGCTGGATGAGGTAAGTAAGCCTGTACAGACTTACCCGGGCTGGATGATTGAACGCCAGTCGAATGACCGTAAAGAACAACAGCAAAACAGCTAA
- a CDS encoding hypothetical protein (COG2353 Uncharacterized conserved protein), which translates to MANVKWKIDPTHSEVQFKVKHLMITTVTGYFSSFDLVAETEDEEFNNPTGVVFTADIDSISTNNEQRDTHLKSPDFFDAGNHSQLRFEGTRYEHISGSEYKLHGNLTIRGNTKPVTVNVDFGGIVVDPYGQTKAGFTVTGKINRKDFGLTWDAVTEAGSVVVSDEIRLQCEIQLVKQG; encoded by the coding sequence ATGGCCAACGTAAAATGGAAAATTGATCCTACCCACAGCGAAGTTCAGTTTAAGGTAAAGCACCTGATGATCACCACTGTAACAGGTTATTTCAGCAGCTTCGATCTTGTGGCAGAAACCGAAGACGAAGAATTTAATAACCCAACTGGTGTTGTGTTTACGGCAGACATAGATTCTATCAGCACCAATAACGAGCAACGTGATACGCACCTGAAGTCACCGGATTTCTTCGATGCCGGTAATCACTCCCAGCTAAGGTTTGAGGGAACCAGGTACGAACATATCTCTGGCAGCGAATATAAACTGCACGGCAATCTTACCATTCGCGGCAATACCAAGCCAGTAACAGTTAATGTAGATTTTGGAGGTATTGTGGTAGACCCTTATGGCCAGACAAAGGCAGGTTTTACGGTAACGGGTAAAATTAACCGTAAAGATTTCGGTCTAACCTGGGATGCTGTAACAGAAGCCGGTAGTGTGGTGGTGAGTGATGAGATCAGGCTTCAATGCGAAATCCAGCTGGTGAAGCAGGGATAA
- a CDS encoding metallophosphoesterase (COG1408 Predicted phosphohydrolases) yields MNIKWIKWGLAASVAGGACLLLDSLFFEKYFFECNHFSIGSKGRHKKLKLALITDLHIKRTYWPYYEKLANKLNKLQPDLILIAGDTLDGYSNPATVDKFLGRISPGIRKVAVPGNHDHMDSISINTLKEIYARHNCDLLINKTQSYNLQGERFVITGLDDFIESDSCFLEAVEGIGREEHHVLLLHSPLQQEPVLARLDELNQSRKPAEQLNISYIFAGHNHGGQVRFLNLVPKLPRMSGPYVNGWYNQQQPYLYLSKGFGTSTLPFRFGARSELTLFDYWV; encoded by the coding sequence ATGAACATTAAATGGATTAAATGGGGGCTGGCGGCATCTGTTGCCGGAGGAGCGTGTCTTCTGCTGGATTCATTATTTTTTGAAAAATATTTTTTTGAATGTAATCACTTTAGTATTGGCAGCAAGGGCAGGCACAAAAAGCTAAAGCTTGCACTCATTACGGATCTTCACATTAAAAGAACTTACTGGCCCTACTACGAAAAGCTGGCCAATAAATTAAATAAATTACAGCCTGATCTGATCCTGATAGCAGGCGACACACTGGATGGCTACAGTAATCCGGCTACCGTAGATAAGTTTCTTGGCCGGATTAGTCCCGGTATCAGAAAAGTAGCAGTACCGGGAAATCACGATCACATGGATTCAATAAGCATTAATACGCTAAAAGAGATATATGCCCGCCATAACTGTGATTTGCTGATCAACAAGACCCAAAGCTACAATTTGCAGGGAGAGCGGTTTGTGATAACGGGGCTTGATGATTTTATAGAATCTGATTCCTGCTTTCTGGAGGCTGTGGAGGGAATAGGAAGGGAGGAACACCATGTTTTGCTGCTCCATAGTCCCTTACAGCAGGAGCCTGTTTTAGCCAGGCTGGATGAGCTTAACCAATCCCGCAAACCGGCTGAGCAGCTAAACATCAGTTATATCTTTGCCGGGCATAATCATGGTGGCCAGGTCAGATTTTTAAACCTGGTACCTAAGCTGCCCCGTATGTCGGGACCCTATGTCAATGGCTGGTACAATCAGCAGCAACCCTACCTTTATTTGTCTAAAGGTTTTGGTACCTCCACATTGCCCTTTCGTTTTGGCGCCAGATCAGAACTAACCCTGTTTGATTACTGGGTCTGA